One window of Halorussus sp. MSC15.2 genomic DNA carries:
- a CDS encoding shikimate kinase, translating to MDGRASAFAAGTVLNALACGKGSAFAIDAETTAEVELDDSGVVTGEVAEDPDADTALIERCIELVVAEYAADAPDADGISGGHVRTESEVPMAAGLKSSSAAANATVLAALDALGVAEEVSREDACRLGVRAARDAGVTVTGAFDDASASMLGGVTVTDNRTDELLARDPVEWDVLVWTPPEQAFSADADVARCERLAPVAELVADLALDGRYADAMTVNGFAFTAALGFSADPMVEALPDVRGVSLSGTGPSFVAVGERAVLEQVRDRWSQREGTTWLTTTQNDPARTR from the coding sequence ATGGACGGCCGCGCGTCTGCGTTCGCGGCGGGGACGGTACTGAACGCCCTCGCCTGCGGCAAGGGGTCGGCGTTCGCCATCGACGCCGAGACGACCGCCGAGGTCGAACTCGACGACTCGGGCGTCGTGACCGGCGAGGTCGCGGAAGACCCCGACGCCGACACGGCTCTGATAGAGCGGTGCATCGAACTCGTCGTCGCGGAGTACGCGGCGGACGCGCCCGACGCCGACGGAATTTCGGGCGGCCACGTTCGGACCGAGAGCGAAGTGCCGATGGCGGCCGGACTCAAGAGTTCCAGCGCGGCCGCGAACGCGACGGTACTGGCCGCGCTCGACGCGCTCGGAGTCGCCGAGGAGGTGTCCCGCGAGGACGCCTGTCGACTTGGCGTGCGGGCGGCCCGCGACGCCGGTGTGACCGTCACGGGCGCGTTCGACGACGCCAGCGCGAGCATGCTCGGGGGCGTCACCGTCACCGACAACCGGACCGACGAACTGCTCGCGCGCGACCCCGTCGAGTGGGACGTGTTGGTCTGGACGCCGCCCGAGCAGGCCTTCAGCGCCGATGCCGACGTCGCGCGGTGCGAGCGACTCGCGCCCGTCGCCGAACTGGTCGCCGACCTCGCGCTCGACGGTCGCTACGCCGACGCGATGACGGTCAACGGGTTCGCCTTCACGGCGGCGCTCGGGTTCTCCGCCGACCCGATGGTGGAGGCGCTCCCCGACGTGCGCGGCGTCTCGCTGTCGGGGACCGGCCCGAGTTTCGTCGCGGTCGGCGAGCGCGCGGTGCTAGAACAGGTTCGAGACAGATGGAGTCAACGAGAGGGTACCACATGGCTGACGACGACACAGAACGACCCCGCCCGGACGAGATGA
- a CDS encoding chorismate mutase: MADDDTERPRPDEMNLAELREEIESIDREIVELIARRTYVAETVAQVKDERDMPTTDEDQEQRVMDRAGENAEQFDVDANLVKAIFRLLIELNKVEQRESR, encoded by the coding sequence ATGGCTGACGACGACACAGAACGACCCCGCCCGGACGAGATGAACCTCGCGGAACTCCGCGAGGAGATAGAGAGCATCGACCGCGAGATAGTCGAACTCATCGCCCGCCGGACCTACGTGGCCGAGACGGTCGCGCAGGTCAAAGACGAGCGAGACATGCCGACGACCGACGAGGACCAAGAGCAGCGCGTGATGGACCGCGCGGGCGAGAACGCCGAGCAGTTCGACGTGGACGCGAACTTGGTGAAAGCGATTTTCAGACTGTTGATAGAACTGAACAAGGTGGAACAACGAGAGAGTAGGTAG